A genome region from Triticum aestivum cultivar Chinese Spring chromosome 2B, IWGSC CS RefSeq v2.1, whole genome shotgun sequence includes the following:
- the LOC123044893 gene encoding DNA (cytosine-5)-methyltransferase 1B isoform X1 produces MVKSPRSPVTTGTKRCRAKPQKKGEESTAQGKLVDGPQDATNGVEKCAGSATHKRPRRAAACSDFKEKSVRLSEKTSVVKIKKNRMEEEEIDAINLTKLGPEDSPPCRKLIDFILHDADGNLQPFEMSEIDDFFITALIMPMDDDLEKERERGVCCEGFGRIEDWAISGYDEGTAVVWLSTELADYECVKPASNYKSYFNHFYEKAQVCVEVYRKLMRSVGGNPNMSLEELLASVVRSVNAIQGYTGTMSKEFMIATGEFVYNQLIGLDQTAGNDDEKLVTLPVLLALRDECKSRAEFTKMPLSISNGSLKIKDIERKEVAEDDDEKLARLLHEEEEWKMMKKQRGNRGVPSQKNVYIKISEAEIANDYPLPAYYKPSSQEMDEYIFDSEDGMFSGDVPVRILNNWALYNADSRLISLELIPMKSGAENDIVVFGSGFMREDDGSCCSTAESAKLSSSSSKADNQDVGVPIYLSPIKEWVIEFGGLMVCITIRTDVAWYKLRQPIKQYAPWCEPVLKTARLAVSIITLLKEQSRASKLSFVDVIKKVAEFDKENPAFISSNIVLVERYIVVHGQIILQQFADFPDETIRRCAFATGLLMKMEQRRHTKLFMKKKAQVTRGENLNPIATMGTSSKRKAMRATTTRLINRIWSDYYAHHFPEDLKEGDGNEAKEVDDEQEENEDEDAEEEVQIEEDKVAKTPPSTRSRKLVSQTSKEMRWKGEPAGKTTSGEALYKCAYARELRIDVGGAVTLEDDSGEIVICFVEYMFQKSDGAKMVHGRILQKGSETVLGNAANERDIFLTNDCLEFELKDIKELVSVNLQSMPWGHKYRKENSEAEKIERAKVGERKKKGLPMEYLCRSLYWPEKGAFFSLPCDKLGLGNGVCGSCEHREPDCDELRILTKTSFIYRKVTYSVHDFLYIRPEFFSQEEDRGTYKAGRNIGLKPYAVCHLLDVCGPAGSKKVDPASTKVSVRRFYRPDDISSAKAYTSDIREVYYSEDIINVPVDMIEGKCEVRKKIDISNSDLPVMIEHVFFCEHFYDRATGALKQVLPWQLPSNVKLMSVARKATGALKKNKGKQICENNEVDSGKWMEVPKESRIATLDIFAGCGGLSEGLQQAGVSFTKWAIEYEEPAGEAFRQNHPEAAVFVDNCNVILKAIMDKCGDSDDCVSTSEAAEQAAKLAEENIKNLPVPGEVEFINGGPPCQGFSGMNRFNQSPWSKVQCEMILAFLSFAEYFRPRFFLLENVRNFVSFNKGQTFRLAVASLLEMGYQVRFGILEAGTFGVAQSRKRAFIWAAAPGEILPDWPEPMHVFASPELKITLPDGKYYAAAKSTAGGAPFRAITVRDTIGDLPKVENGASKLILEYGGEPTSWFQKKIRGSTIALNDHISKEMNELNLIRCKHIPKRPGCDWHDLPDEKVKLSSGQMVDLIPWCLPNTAKRHNQWKGLYGRLDWEGNFPTSVTDPQPMGKVGMCFHPDQDRIITVRECARSQGFPDSYQFSGTIQSKHRQIGNAVPPPLAFALGRKLKEAVDAKRQQA; encoded by the exons ATGGTGAAAAGTCCACGTTCTCCAGTTACAACAG GAACAAAAAGGTGCAGAGCAAAGCCACAAAAGAAGGGTGAAGAATCCACCGCACAAGGAAAATTGGTGGATGGGCCTCAGGATGCAACAAATGGTGTTGAAAAGTGTGCTGGTTCTGCTACTCACAAGAGGCCAAGGAGGGCAGCAGCCTGTTCTGATTTTAAGGAGAAATCTGTACGTTTATCAGAAAAAACTTCTGTTGTCAAGATCAAGAAAAATCGGATGGAAGAGGAAGAAATAGATGCAATCAACCTGACAAAATTAGGGCCAGAAGATTCACCGCCTTGCCGGAAGTTGATTGATTTCATCTTGCatgatgcagatgggaatctgcaGCCATTTGAAATGTCTGAAATAGATGATTTTTTCATAACAGCTCTTATCATGCCTATGGATGATGATCTAGAAAAAGAGCGTGAAAGAGGTGTATGCTGTGAAGGATTTGGGCGTATTGAGGACTGGGCAATATCTGGTTATGATGAAGGTACTGCAGTGGTCTGGCTCTCAACAGAACTTGCTGATTATGAATGTGTGAAACCAGCAAGCAACTACAAGTCTTACTTCAACCACTTTTATGAGAAGGCACAGGTATGTGTTGAAGTCTACAGAAAGCTCATGAGATCAGTAGGTGGGAATCCTAACATGAGTCTGGAAGAATTGCTTGCTAGTGTTGTTCGCTCTGTTAATGCCATCCAAGGTTACACTGGAACAATGAGCAAAGAATTCATGATTGCCACTGGCGAGTTTGTATACAACCAGCTTATTGGTTTGGATCAGACGGCAGGCAATGATGATGAGAAGCTTGTTACATTGCCAGTTCTTCTTGCTCTAAGAGATGAGTGCAAATCTCGAGCAGAATTTACCAAGATGCCACTTAGCATTTCAAATGGGAGCCTGAAGATCAAGGATATTGAGCGTAAAGAGGTAGCTGAGGACGATGATGAGAAATTAGCAAGATTATTGCATGAAGAAGAAGAATGGAAGATGATGAAGAAACAGAGGGGTAACCGTGGAGTCCCTTCCCAGAAAAATGTCTACATCAAAATTAGTGAAGCTGAGATTGCAAATGACTACCCTCTGCCTGCATACTATAAACCATCTAGCCAGGAAATGGATGAATACATATTTGATAGTGAGGATGGCATGTTCTCTGGTGATGTGCCAGTAAGAATCCTCAACAACTGGGCTCTATACAATGCAGATTCTAGGCTTATTTCTCTGGAATTAATCCCTATGAAGTCAGGCGCAGAAAATGATATAGTTGTCTTTGGATCTGGTTTTATGAGAGAGGATGATGGCAGTTGCTGTTCCACAGCTGAGTCTGCAAAGTTGTCTTCTTCATCAAGTAAAGCTGATAACCAGGATGTAGGAGTTCCAATATATTTGAGCCCAATCAAGGAATGGGTTATAGAATTTGGTGGCTTGATGGTTTGCATAACCATTCGAACTGATGTGGCTTG GTACAAGCTACGGCAGCCAATAAAGCAATATGCTCCTTGGTGTGAACCTGTACTGAAAACAGCAAGGCTTGCTGTTAGCATCATCACCCTGCTAAAAGAGCAAAGCCGTGCTTCAAAGCTTTCTTTTGTTGATGTCATCAAGAAAGTGGCAGAGTTTGACAAAGAGAATCCTGCTTTTATATCGTCCAATATTGTACTGGTTGAGAGGTACATTGTGGTACATGGACAGATCATACTTCAGCAGTTTGCAGATTTCCCTGATGAGACAATTCGACGTTGTGCTTTTGCCACTGGCctgttgatgaagatggagcagAGAAGGCATACAAAGTTGTTCATGAAGAAAAAGGCTCAAGTAACAAGAGGAGAGAATCTGAACCCAATTGCAACAATGGGAACATCATCAAAAAGAAAAGCAATGCGTGCAACCACAACAAGATTGATCAACAGAATATGGAGTGATTACTATGCACACCATTTCCCTGAAGATTTGAAGGAGGGAGATGGAAATGAAGCAAAAGAAGTTGATGATGAAcaagaagaaaatgaagatgaGGATGCTGAGGAAGAGGTACAGATTGAGGAAGACAAGGTTGCAAAGACTCCACCATCAACACGGTCTCGAAAATTGGTATCACAAACTAGCAAAGAAATGAGATGGAAGGGTGAGCCAGCTGGGAAAACAACTTCTGGAGAAGCTTTATACAAATGTGCGTATGCACGGGAACTCAGAATAGATGTTGGAGGGGCAGTCACACTGGAAGATGATTCAGGAGAAATAGTCATATGCTTTGTTGAGTACATGTTTCAGAAATCTGATGGTGCAAAAATGGTTCATGGAAGAATTCTGCAAAAAGGCTCAGAAACTGTTCTTGGCAATGCTGCAAATGAAAGGGACATTTTCTTAACTAATGACTGTTTGGAGTTTGAACTAAAGGACATCAAAGAATTGGTGTCTGTCAATCTCCAATCAATGCCTTGGGGTCACAAGTATAGAAAAGAGAATTCTGAAGCTGAGAAGATTGAGCGGGCcaaagtgggagagaggaaaaagAAGGGTCTGCCCATGGAATATTTATGTAGAAGCCTGTACTGGCCTGAGAAGGGTGCCTTCTTCTCTCTACCTTGTGATAAACTGGGTCTTGGTAATGGTGTCTGTGGCTCTTGTGAGCACAGAGAACCGGACTGTGATGAATTAAGAATACTTACCAAGACCAGCTTCATTTACAGAAAGGTAACCTATAGTGTCCATGACTTCTTATACATTAGGCCTGAGTTTTTCTCCCAAGAGGAGGATCGTGGCACCTACAAGGCAGGAAGAAACATTGGCCTGAAGCCCTATGCAGTTTGCCATCTTCTGGATGTCTGTGGACCTGCTGGTTCTAAAAAAGTTGACCCTGCATCAACCAAAGTCAGTGTTCGAAGATTTTATAGACCAGATGACATTTCATCTGCTAAAGCTTATACATCTGATATCAGAGAG GTATACTATAGTGAAGATATAATTAATGTGCCGGTGGATATGATAGAGGGAAAATGTGAGGTCAGAAAGAAGATAGATATCTCAAATTCAGACCTTCCTGTAATGATTGAACATGTATTCTTCTGTGAGCATTTCTATGATCGTGCCACTGGAGCTCTCAAGCAG GTTCTGCCTTGGCAGTTGCCTTCAAATGTAAAGCTCATGTCTGTGGCTCGCAAGGCAACTGGTGCTTTGAAAAAGAACAAGGGAAAGCAGATCTGTGAAAATAATGAAGTTGATTCAGGCAAATGGATGGAAGTGCCCAAAGAGAGCCGTATTGCAACTCTTGACATTTTTGCTGGCTGTGGAGGTTTATCAGAAGGGTTGCAGCAAGCTG GTGTGTCATTTACAAAATGGGCCATTGAATATGAGGAACCAGCTGGTGAAGCATTTAGGCAAAATCATCCGGAAGCTGCTGTGTTTGTGGATAACTGCAATGTGATTTTAAA GGCAATCATGGACAAATGTGGGGATTCTGATGACTGTGTCTCAACTTCTGAAGCTGCTGAACAAGCAGCTAAACTTGCTGAAGAGAATATTAAAAACCTTCCTGTCCCTGGTGAAGTAGAATTCATAAATGGTGGTCCTCCCTGTCAG GGCTTTTCTGGCATGAACAGATTCAACCAAAGCCCATGGAGTAAAGTTCAGTGTGAGATGATTTTAGCATTCCTCTCTTTTGCGGAGTATTTTCGTCCCAGATTCTTTCTTTTAGAAAATGTCAGGAATTTTGTTTCCTTCAACAAAGGACAGACCTTCCGACTGGCAGTTGCATCTCTTCTGGAAATGGGATACCAG GTTCGTTTTGGAATCTTAGAAGCAGGTACTTTTGGTGTTGCTCAGTCCAGGAAAAGGGCATTCATTTGGGCTGCTGCTCCTGGAGAGATTCTTCCTGATTGGCCAGAACCGATGCACGTGTTTGCTAGCCCTGAACTGAAAATAACACTGCCTGATGGCAAATACTATGCAGCTGCCAAAAGCACTGCTGGTGGGGCGCCTTTCCGTGCAATAACTGTTAGAGATACAATTGGGGATTTGCCGAAAGTGGAAAATGGTGCAAGTAAACTCATACTTGAG TATGGAGGTGAGCCTACCTCTTGGTTTCAGAAGAAGATCAGAGGTAGCACTATTGCATTGAACGATCACATATCTAAGGAGATGAATGAATTAAATCTCATAAGATGCAAACACATTCCCAAACGACCTGGTTGTGACTGGCATGACCTGCCAGATGAGAAG GTGAAGCTATCTTCTGGGCAAATGGTGGACCTGATACCTTGGTGCTTGCCTAACACCGCTAAAAGGCACAATCAGTGGAAGGGTCTGTATGGGAGGTTAGATTGGGAGGGCAATTTCCCCACTTCTGTGACTGATCCTCAGCCGATGGGCAAGGTTGGCATGTGCTTCCATCCTGACCAGGACAGGATTATCACGGTCCGTGAATGTGCGCGATCTCAG GGCTTTCCTGACAGCTACCAGTTTTCGGGCACCATTCAGAGCAAGCACAGGCAGATTGGCAACGCTGTGCCACCCCCTCTTGCCTTTGCGCTTGGGAGGAAGCTGAAGGAAGCCGTCGATGCGAAGCGTCAGCAGGCCTGA
- the LOC123044893 gene encoding DNA (cytosine-5)-methyltransferase 1B isoform X2: MVKSPRSPVTTGTKRCRAKPQKKGEESTAQGKLVDGPQDATNGVEKCAGSATHKRPRRAAACSDFKEKSVRLSEKTSVVKIKKNRMEEEEIDAINLTKLGPEDSPPCRKLIDFILHDADGNLQPFEMSEIDDFFITALIMPMDDDLEKERERGVCCEGFGRIEDWAISGYDEGTAVVWLSTELADYECVKPASNYKSYFNHFYEKAQVCVEVYRKLMRSVGGNPNMSLEELLASVVRSVNAIQGYTGTMSKEFMIATGEFVYNQLIGLDQTAGNDDEKLVTLPVLLALRDECKSRAEFTKMPLSISNGSLKIKDIERKEVAEDDDEKLARLLHEEEEWKMMKKQRGNRGVPSQKNVYIKISEAEIANDYPLPAYYKPSSQEMDEYIFDSEDGMFSGDVPVRILNNWALYNADSRLISLELIPMKSGAENDIVVFGSGFMREDDGSCCSTAESAKLSSSSSKADNQDVGVPIYLSPIKEWVIEFGGLMVCITIRTDVAWYKLRQPIKQYAPWCEPVLKTARLAVSIITLLKEQSRASKLSFVDVIKKVAEFDKENPAFISSNIVLVERYIVVHGQIILQQFADFPDETIRRCAFATGLLMKMEQRRHTKLFMKKKAQVTRGENLNPIATMGTSSKRKAMRATTTRLINRIWSDYYAHHFPEDLKEGDGNEAKEVDDEQEENEDEDAEEEVQIEEDKVAKTPPSTRSRKLVSQTSKEMRWKGEPAGKTTSGEALYKCAYARELRIDVGGAVTLEDDSGEIVICFVEYMFQKSDGAKMVHGRILQKGSETVLGNAANERDIFLTNDCLEFELKDIKELVSVNLQSMPWGHKYRKENSEAEKIERAKVGERKKKGLPMEYLCRSLYWPEKGAFFSLPCDKLGLGNGVCGSCEHREPDCDELRILTKTSFIYRKVTYSVHDFLYIRPEFFSQEEDRGTYKAGRNIGLKPYAVCHLLDVCGPAGSKKVDPASTKVSVRRFYRPDDISSAKAYTSDIREVYYSEDIINVPVDMIEGKCEVRKKIDISNSDLPVMIEHVFFCEHFYDRATGALKQLPSNVKLMSVARKATGALKKNKGKQICENNEVDSGKWMEVPKESRIATLDIFAGCGGLSEGLQQAGVSFTKWAIEYEEPAGEAFRQNHPEAAVFVDNCNVILKAIMDKCGDSDDCVSTSEAAEQAAKLAEENIKNLPVPGEVEFINGGPPCQGFSGMNRFNQSPWSKVQCEMILAFLSFAEYFRPRFFLLENVRNFVSFNKGQTFRLAVASLLEMGYQVRFGILEAGTFGVAQSRKRAFIWAAAPGEILPDWPEPMHVFASPELKITLPDGKYYAAAKSTAGGAPFRAITVRDTIGDLPKVENGASKLILEYGGEPTSWFQKKIRGSTIALNDHISKEMNELNLIRCKHIPKRPGCDWHDLPDEKVKLSSGQMVDLIPWCLPNTAKRHNQWKGLYGRLDWEGNFPTSVTDPQPMGKVGMCFHPDQDRIITVRECARSQGFPDSYQFSGTIQSKHRQIGNAVPPPLAFALGRKLKEAVDAKRQQA, translated from the exons ATGGTGAAAAGTCCACGTTCTCCAGTTACAACAG GAACAAAAAGGTGCAGAGCAAAGCCACAAAAGAAGGGTGAAGAATCCACCGCACAAGGAAAATTGGTGGATGGGCCTCAGGATGCAACAAATGGTGTTGAAAAGTGTGCTGGTTCTGCTACTCACAAGAGGCCAAGGAGGGCAGCAGCCTGTTCTGATTTTAAGGAGAAATCTGTACGTTTATCAGAAAAAACTTCTGTTGTCAAGATCAAGAAAAATCGGATGGAAGAGGAAGAAATAGATGCAATCAACCTGACAAAATTAGGGCCAGAAGATTCACCGCCTTGCCGGAAGTTGATTGATTTCATCTTGCatgatgcagatgggaatctgcaGCCATTTGAAATGTCTGAAATAGATGATTTTTTCATAACAGCTCTTATCATGCCTATGGATGATGATCTAGAAAAAGAGCGTGAAAGAGGTGTATGCTGTGAAGGATTTGGGCGTATTGAGGACTGGGCAATATCTGGTTATGATGAAGGTACTGCAGTGGTCTGGCTCTCAACAGAACTTGCTGATTATGAATGTGTGAAACCAGCAAGCAACTACAAGTCTTACTTCAACCACTTTTATGAGAAGGCACAGGTATGTGTTGAAGTCTACAGAAAGCTCATGAGATCAGTAGGTGGGAATCCTAACATGAGTCTGGAAGAATTGCTTGCTAGTGTTGTTCGCTCTGTTAATGCCATCCAAGGTTACACTGGAACAATGAGCAAAGAATTCATGATTGCCACTGGCGAGTTTGTATACAACCAGCTTATTGGTTTGGATCAGACGGCAGGCAATGATGATGAGAAGCTTGTTACATTGCCAGTTCTTCTTGCTCTAAGAGATGAGTGCAAATCTCGAGCAGAATTTACCAAGATGCCACTTAGCATTTCAAATGGGAGCCTGAAGATCAAGGATATTGAGCGTAAAGAGGTAGCTGAGGACGATGATGAGAAATTAGCAAGATTATTGCATGAAGAAGAAGAATGGAAGATGATGAAGAAACAGAGGGGTAACCGTGGAGTCCCTTCCCAGAAAAATGTCTACATCAAAATTAGTGAAGCTGAGATTGCAAATGACTACCCTCTGCCTGCATACTATAAACCATCTAGCCAGGAAATGGATGAATACATATTTGATAGTGAGGATGGCATGTTCTCTGGTGATGTGCCAGTAAGAATCCTCAACAACTGGGCTCTATACAATGCAGATTCTAGGCTTATTTCTCTGGAATTAATCCCTATGAAGTCAGGCGCAGAAAATGATATAGTTGTCTTTGGATCTGGTTTTATGAGAGAGGATGATGGCAGTTGCTGTTCCACAGCTGAGTCTGCAAAGTTGTCTTCTTCATCAAGTAAAGCTGATAACCAGGATGTAGGAGTTCCAATATATTTGAGCCCAATCAAGGAATGGGTTATAGAATTTGGTGGCTTGATGGTTTGCATAACCATTCGAACTGATGTGGCTTG GTACAAGCTACGGCAGCCAATAAAGCAATATGCTCCTTGGTGTGAACCTGTACTGAAAACAGCAAGGCTTGCTGTTAGCATCATCACCCTGCTAAAAGAGCAAAGCCGTGCTTCAAAGCTTTCTTTTGTTGATGTCATCAAGAAAGTGGCAGAGTTTGACAAAGAGAATCCTGCTTTTATATCGTCCAATATTGTACTGGTTGAGAGGTACATTGTGGTACATGGACAGATCATACTTCAGCAGTTTGCAGATTTCCCTGATGAGACAATTCGACGTTGTGCTTTTGCCACTGGCctgttgatgaagatggagcagAGAAGGCATACAAAGTTGTTCATGAAGAAAAAGGCTCAAGTAACAAGAGGAGAGAATCTGAACCCAATTGCAACAATGGGAACATCATCAAAAAGAAAAGCAATGCGTGCAACCACAACAAGATTGATCAACAGAATATGGAGTGATTACTATGCACACCATTTCCCTGAAGATTTGAAGGAGGGAGATGGAAATGAAGCAAAAGAAGTTGATGATGAAcaagaagaaaatgaagatgaGGATGCTGAGGAAGAGGTACAGATTGAGGAAGACAAGGTTGCAAAGACTCCACCATCAACACGGTCTCGAAAATTGGTATCACAAACTAGCAAAGAAATGAGATGGAAGGGTGAGCCAGCTGGGAAAACAACTTCTGGAGAAGCTTTATACAAATGTGCGTATGCACGGGAACTCAGAATAGATGTTGGAGGGGCAGTCACACTGGAAGATGATTCAGGAGAAATAGTCATATGCTTTGTTGAGTACATGTTTCAGAAATCTGATGGTGCAAAAATGGTTCATGGAAGAATTCTGCAAAAAGGCTCAGAAACTGTTCTTGGCAATGCTGCAAATGAAAGGGACATTTTCTTAACTAATGACTGTTTGGAGTTTGAACTAAAGGACATCAAAGAATTGGTGTCTGTCAATCTCCAATCAATGCCTTGGGGTCACAAGTATAGAAAAGAGAATTCTGAAGCTGAGAAGATTGAGCGGGCcaaagtgggagagaggaaaaagAAGGGTCTGCCCATGGAATATTTATGTAGAAGCCTGTACTGGCCTGAGAAGGGTGCCTTCTTCTCTCTACCTTGTGATAAACTGGGTCTTGGTAATGGTGTCTGTGGCTCTTGTGAGCACAGAGAACCGGACTGTGATGAATTAAGAATACTTACCAAGACCAGCTTCATTTACAGAAAGGTAACCTATAGTGTCCATGACTTCTTATACATTAGGCCTGAGTTTTTCTCCCAAGAGGAGGATCGTGGCACCTACAAGGCAGGAAGAAACATTGGCCTGAAGCCCTATGCAGTTTGCCATCTTCTGGATGTCTGTGGACCTGCTGGTTCTAAAAAAGTTGACCCTGCATCAACCAAAGTCAGTGTTCGAAGATTTTATAGACCAGATGACATTTCATCTGCTAAAGCTTATACATCTGATATCAGAGAG GTATACTATAGTGAAGATATAATTAATGTGCCGGTGGATATGATAGAGGGAAAATGTGAGGTCAGAAAGAAGATAGATATCTCAAATTCAGACCTTCCTGTAATGATTGAACATGTATTCTTCTGTGAGCATTTCTATGATCGTGCCACTGGAGCTCTCAAGCAG TTGCCTTCAAATGTAAAGCTCATGTCTGTGGCTCGCAAGGCAACTGGTGCTTTGAAAAAGAACAAGGGAAAGCAGATCTGTGAAAATAATGAAGTTGATTCAGGCAAATGGATGGAAGTGCCCAAAGAGAGCCGTATTGCAACTCTTGACATTTTTGCTGGCTGTGGAGGTTTATCAGAAGGGTTGCAGCAAGCTG GTGTGTCATTTACAAAATGGGCCATTGAATATGAGGAACCAGCTGGTGAAGCATTTAGGCAAAATCATCCGGAAGCTGCTGTGTTTGTGGATAACTGCAATGTGATTTTAAA GGCAATCATGGACAAATGTGGGGATTCTGATGACTGTGTCTCAACTTCTGAAGCTGCTGAACAAGCAGCTAAACTTGCTGAAGAGAATATTAAAAACCTTCCTGTCCCTGGTGAAGTAGAATTCATAAATGGTGGTCCTCCCTGTCAG GGCTTTTCTGGCATGAACAGATTCAACCAAAGCCCATGGAGTAAAGTTCAGTGTGAGATGATTTTAGCATTCCTCTCTTTTGCGGAGTATTTTCGTCCCAGATTCTTTCTTTTAGAAAATGTCAGGAATTTTGTTTCCTTCAACAAAGGACAGACCTTCCGACTGGCAGTTGCATCTCTTCTGGAAATGGGATACCAG GTTCGTTTTGGAATCTTAGAAGCAGGTACTTTTGGTGTTGCTCAGTCCAGGAAAAGGGCATTCATTTGGGCTGCTGCTCCTGGAGAGATTCTTCCTGATTGGCCAGAACCGATGCACGTGTTTGCTAGCCCTGAACTGAAAATAACACTGCCTGATGGCAAATACTATGCAGCTGCCAAAAGCACTGCTGGTGGGGCGCCTTTCCGTGCAATAACTGTTAGAGATACAATTGGGGATTTGCCGAAAGTGGAAAATGGTGCAAGTAAACTCATACTTGAG TATGGAGGTGAGCCTACCTCTTGGTTTCAGAAGAAGATCAGAGGTAGCACTATTGCATTGAACGATCACATATCTAAGGAGATGAATGAATTAAATCTCATAAGATGCAAACACATTCCCAAACGACCTGGTTGTGACTGGCATGACCTGCCAGATGAGAAG GTGAAGCTATCTTCTGGGCAAATGGTGGACCTGATACCTTGGTGCTTGCCTAACACCGCTAAAAGGCACAATCAGTGGAAGGGTCTGTATGGGAGGTTAGATTGGGAGGGCAATTTCCCCACTTCTGTGACTGATCCTCAGCCGATGGGCAAGGTTGGCATGTGCTTCCATCCTGACCAGGACAGGATTATCACGGTCCGTGAATGTGCGCGATCTCAG GGCTTTCCTGACAGCTACCAGTTTTCGGGCACCATTCAGAGCAAGCACAGGCAGATTGGCAACGCTGTGCCACCCCCTCTTGCCTTTGCGCTTGGGAGGAAGCTGAAGGAAGCCGTCGATGCGAAGCGTCAGCAGGCCTGA